A section of the Pseudovibrio sp. M1P-2-3 genome encodes:
- a CDS encoding methyl-accepting chemotaxis protein — MVQGLSRILELSIIGKFVFIVLLALAIMGGGTVFSFVTLYQSLTDAIGAGVELSSGGNTQTLNELIISQLSYIALVCTPIGLVFLGLAFKMGRSMMKAMRALQADLERLAEGSLDIDISGTKRRDEIGEIARSVATFRVVLKEKADAEAQAQVAKDLESAEQRKRTLAEVATKFEQSVGSVIDQLLAISQTVEARSSDLDSSIQGVSQAIASSKDAAITTQGSVQYVVEATDNISQSSISIGDDMSQAASIAKEAVIHAKETDVIVGRLVESGKAIGEVTQLIDQIAEQTNLLALNATIEAARAGEAGRGFAVVASEVKTLAGQTSKATEEIAGQVVSVQKVAEQAVEAIRTIGSTINQISEISEVISTAASDQKMATEDMSRSLSDAHHTVQQVASSVTDLDGGYTNTKEASSHLHQAAGELSSASTELKTAVSDFLGSVRAA, encoded by the coding sequence ATGGTTCAAGGGCTCTCACGTATCCTCGAACTTTCGATAATCGGGAAATTTGTCTTTATCGTTCTGTTGGCACTGGCCATTATGGGAGGCGGAACGGTCTTTTCATTTGTCACGCTGTACCAAAGCCTGACGGATGCCATTGGTGCTGGGGTTGAGTTGAGCTCGGGTGGCAATACGCAAACCTTGAATGAACTGATCATCTCCCAGCTCAGCTATATTGCGCTTGTGTGTACGCCCATTGGTCTGGTGTTTTTGGGCTTGGCCTTCAAAATGGGCCGCAGCATGATGAAAGCCATGCGCGCGTTGCAAGCCGATCTGGAACGCCTTGCCGAGGGGTCTTTGGATATTGATATATCGGGGACAAAGCGCCGCGATGAAATAGGCGAGATTGCCCGTTCTGTAGCGACCTTCCGGGTCGTGTTGAAGGAAAAGGCAGACGCGGAAGCGCAGGCCCAAGTGGCCAAAGACCTTGAAAGCGCCGAGCAGCGTAAGCGTACACTGGCGGAAGTGGCAACCAAGTTCGAGCAGAGCGTTGGCAGTGTCATAGACCAGCTTCTGGCCATCAGCCAGACAGTGGAAGCCCGCTCAAGCGATCTTGATAGCAGCATTCAAGGCGTCTCTCAGGCGATAGCCTCCTCCAAGGATGCGGCCATCACCACGCAAGGCTCCGTTCAGTATGTTGTTGAGGCAACCGACAATATCTCACAATCTTCCATAAGCATTGGCGATGACATGTCTCAGGCTGCCAGCATTGCCAAGGAAGCGGTTATCCATGCCAAGGAAACCGATGTGATTGTTGGCCGTTTGGTGGAAAGCGGCAAGGCCATCGGCGAAGTCACCCAGCTGATCGACCAGATTGCAGAGCAAACCAACCTTCTGGCCCTCAACGCCACCATTGAGGCGGCACGCGCGGGCGAGGCAGGTCGAGGTTTTGCGGTTGTAGCTAGCGAGGTGAAAACCCTTGCAGGCCAGACCTCCAAGGCCACCGAAGAGATCGCGGGGCAGGTTGTGTCCGTTCAAAAAGTGGCAGAACAGGCCGTGGAAGCCATTCGCACCATCGGCTCCACAATCAACCAGATCAGTGAAATCTCTGAGGTTATCAGTACCGCTGCTTCAGATCAGAAAATGGCGACAGAAGATATGTCCCGTTCCCTGTCTGATGCTCACCACACGGTGCAGCAAGTGGCGTCCAGTGTGACAGATCTGGATGGTGGTTACACGAACACCAAAGAAGCCTCCTCACACCTGCATCAGGCCGCAGGTGAGCTGAGCAGTGCATCTACCGAACTGAAAACAGCGGTTTCCGACTTTCTGGGCTCTGTTCGCGCTGCGTAG
- a CDS encoding glycine-rich domain-containing protein: MHDRYLEVSNDSVSDLDLSPILKKVTAPEDIGGYGWPQEDALRLLEEYRNFLRRVQDRIKSPDSHALERHSPPSVEVDILWHTHILFTSKYMEDCQRLFSCYLHHEPKVPE; encoded by the coding sequence ATGCATGATAGATATCTTGAAGTGAGTAATGACTCGGTTTCCGATCTGGATCTGTCCCCTATACTCAAAAAAGTTACAGCTCCGGAAGATATAGGCGGGTATGGCTGGCCGCAAGAAGACGCACTTCGGTTATTAGAGGAATACCGTAACTTTCTTCGAAGGGTACAAGACAGGATCAAAAGTCCAGATAGCCATGCACTGGAGCGCCACTCGCCTCCCAGTGTAGAAGTCGACATTCTCTGGCACACACATATTCTTTTTACGAGTAAATATATGGAGGATTGCCAGCGTCTCTTCTCTTGTTACCTGCATCACGAGCCAAAGGTGCCGGAATAA
- a CDS encoding glutamate synthase subunit beta, whose amino-acid sequence MGKVTGFLEFDRQEQKYQTASDRIRHFKEFSVSPTEEDIVRQAARCMDCGIPYCHGDQGCPVNNQIPDWNDLVYAGDWRTASRNLHSTNNFPEITGRICPAPCEEACTLNLEDVPVSIKSIEKAIADRAFKEGWIKPEKAARKTGRTVAIIGSGPAGMAAAQQLARAGHTVHVYEREAKAGGLLRYGIPDFKLEKASIDRRIKQMEAEGVTFHYNCDVGTTVCLLHLRDRHDATLICTGAERPRDPHIPGMDLEGAHYAMPYLVQQNKRIGKEANEHAIPILAGGKHVVVVGGGDTASDCIGTAFRQGALSVTQMDIRPMPPLREDKMAFWPYWPTKFRTSTSQAEGAEREFSAATLQVTGDATGRVTGIKCAKVNEKREPLHGSTFHLLADLVLIAIGFSGPLLGTYLENSGLELDERTNIKADTLSYTTNIEGVFAAGDARKGQSLIVWAIREGRQAACSIDLFLMGATTLPR is encoded by the coding sequence ATGGGAAAAGTTACAGGTTTTCTTGAATTTGACCGGCAGGAACAAAAGTACCAGACCGCCTCTGACCGTATTCGCCATTTCAAGGAGTTCTCCGTTTCCCCAACCGAGGAGGATATCGTCCGCCAAGCGGCCAGGTGTATGGACTGCGGCATTCCCTATTGCCACGGAGATCAAGGATGTCCGGTCAATAACCAGATACCGGACTGGAATGATCTAGTCTATGCCGGTGACTGGCGCACGGCTTCAAGAAATCTGCACTCCACCAATAACTTCCCGGAGATTACCGGCCGCATCTGCCCTGCCCCTTGCGAGGAGGCCTGCACGCTTAATCTTGAAGATGTGCCGGTAAGCATCAAATCCATAGAAAAAGCCATCGCCGACCGGGCGTTCAAGGAAGGCTGGATCAAGCCGGAAAAAGCGGCCCGCAAGACGGGGCGCACTGTGGCGATCATTGGGTCAGGCCCTGCAGGCATGGCCGCCGCCCAGCAGCTGGCCAGAGCCGGACATACGGTGCACGTTTATGAGCGCGAAGCAAAGGCTGGCGGCCTGCTTCGCTATGGCATTCCGGATTTCAAGTTGGAGAAGGCCTCCATCGACAGGCGTATCAAGCAGATGGAAGCAGAGGGCGTCACGTTTCATTACAACTGTGATGTGGGCACGACCGTCTGCCTCCTTCATCTGCGAGACCGCCATGATGCCACCTTGATATGTACCGGAGCAGAACGCCCTCGTGATCCTCATATTCCCGGTATGGATCTGGAAGGTGCACATTACGCCATGCCCTATCTGGTGCAGCAAAACAAACGCATCGGCAAAGAAGCTAATGAACACGCGATACCAATTCTGGCTGGGGGCAAACATGTTGTCGTGGTTGGCGGCGGCGATACGGCCTCCGATTGTATCGGAACAGCTTTCCGGCAAGGCGCTCTTTCTGTCACCCAAATGGACATTCGCCCCATGCCGCCACTGCGTGAGGACAAGATGGCATTCTGGCCATACTGGCCCACCAAGTTCCGCACCTCCACCTCACAGGCAGAAGGGGCCGAACGGGAATTTTCCGCAGCTACACTCCAGGTCACCGGCGACGCTACCGGCAGGGTAACGGGGATCAAGTGCGCGAAAGTGAATGAAAAGCGCGAGCCCTTGCATGGCAGCACCTTTCACCTGCTTGCAGACCTTGTTTTGATCGCCATAGGCTTTTCCGGCCCCTTGCTGGGCACATACCTTGAAAACAGTGGGCTGGAGCTGGACGAGCGCACCAATATCAAAGCAGATACGCTTTCCTATACAACCAACATAGAAGGGGTTTTTGCCGCAGGCGATGCCCGCAAAGGGCAATCTTTGATTGTCTGGGCCATTCGCGAAGGCCGACAAGCCGCCTGCTCCATTGACCTGTTTCTTATGGGAGCTACGACCCTGCCGCGTTAA
- the gltB gene encoding glutamate synthase large subunit: MNQLPSGENKISAPEAAVNQGLYQPSREHDACGVGFIANIKGVASHYVVQSGLRIVENLTHRGAVGADPLMGDGAGMLVQIPHDFFREECAKAGFDLPPKGQYGAGFVFLPSDEAQAAQCISVIERCAREMGVHILGWRNVPVDNSPLSKKPEVAATEPVSKQVFVSAPKHTGDKNAGETCLLEGDELMRRLYVLRKVISNQIRKEVTQPLSNFYIVSLCSRTIVYKGMFLSYQLGAYYKDLTDPRFTSAISLVHQRFSTNTFPSWELAHPYRMVAHNGEINTLRGNVNWMAARQASVSSKLLGEDIQKLWPISYEGQSDTACFDNAIEFLVMGGYSLAHAAMTLIPEAWSQNPLMDNNLRAFYEYHAQIMEPWDGPAAVTFTDGRQIGATLDRNGLRPARYIVTEDGFVIMASESGTLDVPEEKIIEKWRLQPGKMFLIDFEEGRIIDDEELKQNLAKAHPYQNWLQRSQIILEDLPDVDERAPVAGETLLDRQQAFGYSQEDIKLLMEPMATIGQEAIGSMGTDTPLSVLSDKTKLLYTYFKQNFAQVTNPPIDPIREELVMSLKSFIGPRPNLFDMDSPSSVKQRLEVHQPILTNADLEKVRAIGELPGSQFRTRTLDTSYKVETGAAGMEPALEALCQKAEAAVHDGDTIIILSDRRASRSRILIPILLAVAAVHNHLIRKGLRTSVGLVLETGSAREVHHFCVLAGYGAEAINPYLAFETLQSMQYEGLLPSEVDAQDVVTRYIKSINKGILKVMSKMGISTYQSYCGAQIFDAVGLNSDFVDRYFFGTASLVEGIGIEEIAQETVRWQKAAYGDGPLLRRSLAVGGEYAYRIRGENHIWTPNSVAHLQHAVRNSMPEEYKAFAREINGETGRFTLRGLMRIKSAEELGRTPLSLYEVEPAYKIIHRFSTGAMSFGSISREAHTTLAIAMNTLGGKSNTGEGGEEAQRFTPLEDGSPNPERSAIKQVASGRFGVTAEYLVNADMIQIKVAQGAKPGEGGQLPGHKVDAVIAKVRHSTPGVGLISPPPHHDIYSIEDLAQLIFDLKNVNPYADISVKLVSEVGVGTVAAGVAKARADHITISGFDGGTGASPLTSLKHAGSPWELGLAETQQTLVLNGLRSRVALQVDGGLRTGRDVLVGALLGADEFGFSTAPLIAAGCLMMRKCHLNTCPVGIATQDPVLRRRFKGLPEHVISYFFYVAEELRTLMAELGVQTLGELIGHSEYLDQQQAIDHWKAKGLDYTKLLHRPQASHAESHHTISQTHPINQILDRALIDRAHAALEGGEPVELSVNVNNVDRCVGTMLSGEVARRYGDKGLKDDTIKINLNGTAGQSFGAFLARGITLDLTGDANDYVGKGLSGGNIIIRKPQETPVVADHSIIVGNTVLYGATSGEAYFNGVAGERFAVRNSGATAVVEGVGDHGCEYMTGGIVVVLGLTGRNFAAGMSGGVAYVLDEDGSFKARCNLAMVDLEPVPEEDDLLEMLHHHGGDLESKGLVDLDADMTIHDNARLHFLIFCHYDYTGSHKAQMILNHWEAYRTRFVKVMPVEYRRALEEMKEARLGMEGVL, from the coding sequence ATGAACCAGCTCCCCTCTGGCGAAAACAAAATTTCGGCCCCAGAAGCTGCTGTTAATCAAGGGTTATACCAGCCCTCCCGTGAACATGACGCCTGTGGTGTGGGCTTTATTGCCAACATCAAAGGTGTTGCCTCTCACTATGTGGTGCAAAGCGGGCTTCGCATTGTTGAAAACCTGACCCACCGCGGGGCCGTTGGCGCAGACCCGCTTATGGGCGACGGGGCGGGAATGTTGGTGCAGATACCCCATGACTTTTTTCGGGAAGAGTGCGCCAAGGCGGGATTTGATCTTCCTCCCAAAGGACAGTACGGCGCTGGCTTTGTTTTTTTACCCAGCGACGAAGCACAGGCTGCCCAATGCATCTCGGTTATAGAACGCTGCGCTCGTGAGATGGGGGTGCATATTTTGGGATGGCGCAATGTACCGGTGGACAACAGCCCCCTTTCCAAAAAGCCAGAGGTTGCCGCAACCGAACCCGTTTCAAAACAGGTTTTTGTGAGCGCCCCCAAACACACGGGAGACAAAAACGCAGGCGAGACCTGCCTGCTTGAAGGTGACGAGCTGATGCGCCGCCTTTATGTGCTGCGCAAAGTGATCTCCAATCAGATCCGCAAGGAGGTCACACAGCCGCTTTCAAACTTTTATATTGTCTCGCTGTGTAGCCGGACCATCGTCTACAAGGGCATGTTCCTCTCTTATCAGCTGGGTGCCTACTACAAGGACTTGACGGACCCACGTTTCACCTCCGCTATTTCACTGGTACATCAGCGCTTTTCTACAAATACCTTTCCAAGCTGGGAGCTTGCCCACCCCTACCGGATGGTGGCCCATAACGGGGAAATCAATACCTTGCGCGGCAACGTCAACTGGATGGCGGCACGCCAAGCCTCCGTCTCTTCCAAATTGCTGGGCGAGGATATCCAGAAGCTGTGGCCGATTTCCTATGAGGGACAATCCGATACGGCCTGCTTTGACAATGCCATCGAGTTTCTGGTGATGGGCGGGTATTCGCTTGCCCATGCAGCCATGACCCTTATTCCCGAAGCATGGTCACAAAACCCGCTTATGGATAACAACCTTCGCGCGTTTTACGAGTATCACGCCCAGATTATGGAGCCTTGGGATGGCCCTGCGGCCGTCACCTTTACCGATGGCAGGCAGATCGGCGCAACGCTGGACCGCAACGGCCTGCGCCCAGCGCGGTATATTGTGACCGAAGATGGCTTCGTGATCATGGCATCGGAATCCGGCACACTGGATGTTCCAGAAGAAAAGATTATCGAAAAATGGCGCTTGCAACCGGGCAAGATGTTCTTAATCGACTTTGAAGAAGGACGCATTATAGATGATGAAGAACTCAAGCAAAATCTGGCCAAAGCCCATCCCTATCAAAACTGGCTGCAACGCTCCCAGATTATTCTTGAGGATTTGCCGGATGTAGACGAGCGGGCCCCCGTTGCCGGCGAAACATTGCTCGACCGGCAACAGGCCTTTGGGTATTCGCAGGAAGATATCAAACTGCTTATGGAACCCATGGCCACCATTGGACAGGAAGCCATTGGATCTATGGGAACCGATACGCCGCTCTCTGTATTATCGGACAAGACCAAACTGCTTTACACCTACTTTAAACAGAACTTCGCTCAGGTGACAAACCCGCCCATTGACCCCATTCGCGAAGAACTGGTCATGAGCTTGAAATCTTTCATCGGGCCAAGGCCAAACCTGTTTGATATGGATAGCCCTTCATCGGTAAAACAACGCCTAGAAGTCCATCAGCCTATTCTCACCAACGCGGACCTTGAGAAAGTGCGCGCCATTGGGGAGCTTCCCGGTAGCCAGTTCCGTACGCGGACCCTTGATACCTCTTATAAGGTAGAGACAGGTGCTGCGGGAATGGAGCCTGCCCTTGAGGCTTTATGCCAGAAGGCGGAAGCTGCTGTGCATGATGGGGATACGATCATAATCCTTTCTGACAGACGGGCTTCGCGTTCTCGTATCCTTATCCCCATACTGCTAGCGGTGGCGGCGGTACATAACCACTTAATCCGCAAAGGGCTACGCACCTCTGTCGGGCTGGTTCTGGAAACCGGTTCGGCGCGGGAGGTGCACCATTTTTGTGTTCTGGCCGGATACGGCGCGGAAGCCATCAACCCCTATCTGGCTTTCGAGACCCTGCAATCCATGCAGTATGAAGGCCTTTTGCCGAGCGAAGTGGACGCGCAGGATGTTGTGACCCGTTACATCAAGTCCATCAACAAGGGCATCTTGAAGGTCATGTCCAAGATGGGAATCTCCACCTATCAATCCTATTGCGGGGCGCAGATCTTCGATGCGGTAGGGCTGAACTCCGATTTCGTGGATCGCTATTTCTTCGGCACTGCCTCTCTTGTTGAAGGTATCGGGATTGAAGAGATCGCTCAAGAGACTGTGCGGTGGCAAAAAGCGGCCTATGGGGATGGCCCGCTGCTGCGCCGCTCGCTTGCAGTTGGCGGCGAGTATGCCTACCGTATTCGCGGGGAAAACCATATATGGACCCCCAACTCCGTTGCTCACCTCCAGCACGCAGTGCGCAACAGCATGCCCGAAGAATACAAAGCGTTTGCCCGGGAAATAAACGGGGAAACCGGTCGCTTTACCCTGCGCGGCTTAATGCGCATTAAAAGCGCCGAGGAGCTGGGGCGCACGCCCTTATCCCTTTATGAGGTGGAGCCTGCCTACAAAATTATTCACCGCTTCTCCACGGGGGCCATGTCGTTTGGCTCCATATCCCGCGAAGCGCATACAACTCTGGCGATTGCCATGAATACGCTTGGCGGTAAGTCCAATACCGGAGAAGGGGGTGAGGAAGCACAGCGTTTTACCCCGCTGGAAGATGGCTCCCCCAACCCCGAACGCTCCGCCATTAAACAGGTTGCCTCCGGTCGGTTTGGCGTGACGGCAGAATATCTGGTGAATGCGGACATGATCCAGATAAAGGTGGCCCAAGGGGCAAAGCCTGGAGAAGGTGGCCAATTGCCGGGACACAAGGTTGATGCGGTTATTGCAAAGGTGCGCCACTCCACGCCCGGGGTGGGCCTGATCTCTCCTCCGCCCCACCATGATATCTACTCCATCGAAGATCTTGCCCAACTGATTTTCGATCTCAAAAATGTAAACCCTTACGCGGATATTTCTGTCAAGCTGGTGTCGGAAGTGGGGGTTGGGACGGTTGCCGCGGGCGTTGCCAAAGCGCGGGCGGACCATATTACCATTTCCGGCTTTGATGGCGGCACCGGTGCCTCGCCCCTCACCTCCTTGAAACATGCTGGTTCCCCTTGGGAGCTGGGCTTGGCGGAAACCCAACAAACCCTTGTACTGAACGGGTTGCGCTCGCGGGTTGCCCTTCAGGTGGACGGAGGCCTGCGTACGGGCCGTGATGTATTGGTCGGGGCTCTTTTGGGGGCCGACGAGTTCGGATTTTCCACCGCCCCCTTGATTGCTGCGGGCTGCCTGATGATGCGCAAATGCCACCTCAATACATGTCCGGTTGGCATTGCCACACAAGACCCCGTTTTGCGGCGGCGTTTCAAAGGCCTGCCTGAACATGTGATCTCCTATTTCTTTTATGTGGCGGAGGAGCTGCGCACCCTTATGGCCGAGCTTGGCGTGCAGACTCTGGGCGAACTAATCGGACATTCAGAGTATCTGGACCAGCAACAGGCCATTGACCACTGGAAAGCAAAGGGACTGGACTACACCAAGCTGCTGCACAGGCCGCAGGCCAGCCACGCCGAAAGCCACCACACTATCTCTCAAACCCACCCCATCAACCAGATTCTGGACCGGGCCTTGATTGACAGGGCGCACGCGGCTTTGGAAGGGGGGGAACCCGTTGAGCTGTCTGTGAACGTCAACAATGTAGACCGGTGTGTGGGCACCATGCTTTCGGGTGAGGTTGCAAGGCGCTATGGCGACAAAGGCCTTAAGGACGACACCATCAAGATTAATTTAAACGGAACGGCTGGCCAGTCCTTTGGCGCATTTTTGGCTCGCGGCATTACGCTGGACCTGACAGGAGATGCTAACGACTATGTGGGCAAAGGGCTTTCAGGCGGAAATATTATCATCCGAAAACCGCAGGAGACTCCGGTTGTAGCAGACCATTCCATTATCGTTGGCAACACGGTTCTTTATGGGGCCACCAGCGGTGAGGCTTACTTCAACGGCGTTGCAGGCGAGCGGTTTGCGGTGCGTAATTCCGGCGCAACGGCTGTTGTGGAAGGGGTTGGCGACCATGGCTGCGAATATATGACCGGAGGCATTGTTGTGGTTCTGGGCCTCACGGGACGCAACTTCGCGGCTGGCATGTCTGGCGGCGTGGCCTATGTGCTGGATGAGGATGGTTCCTTCAAAGCCCGTTGCAACCTTGCCATGGTAGATCTTGAGCCGGTGCCGGAAGAAGACGACCTGCTGGAAATGTTGCACCACCACGGCGGCGACCTTGAATCCAAGGGTCTTGTGGATCTGGATGCGGACATGACTATCCACGACAACGCCCGTCTACATTTCTTGATCTTCTGTCACTATGACTACACGGGCTCCCACAAAGCCCAGATGATCCTGAATCATTGGGAGGCCTATCGTACCCGTTTTGTAAAAGTGATGCCCGTTGAATACCGCCGCGCTCTGGAGGAGATGAAAGAAGCTCGGCTCGGGATGGAGGGCGTTCTTTAG